Proteins encoded by one window of Alphaproteobacteria bacterium:
- the tuf gene encoding elongation factor Tu (EF-Tu; promotes GTP-dependent binding of aminoacyl-tRNA to the A-site of ribosomes during protein biosynthesis; when the tRNA anticodon matches the mRNA codon, GTP hydrolysis results; the inactive EF-Tu-GDP leaves the ribosome and release of GDP is promoted by elongation factor Ts; many prokaryotes have two copies of the gene encoding EF-Tu) encodes VMPGDNVTMEVELIAPIAMDDGLRFAIREGGRTVGAGVVASIIE; translated from the coding sequence TGGTGATGCCGGGCGACAACGTGACGATGGAAGTTGAGTTGATCGCGCCGATCGCGATGGACGACGGTCTGCGCTTCGCCATTCGCGAGGGCGGACGTACCGTCGGCGCCGGCGTCGTCGCATCAATCATCGAGTAA